Proteins found in one Pocillopora verrucosa isolate sample1 chromosome 12, ASM3666991v2, whole genome shotgun sequence genomic segment:
- the LOC131783219 gene encoding cysteine protease ATG4D: protein MAGSAGSLRSGLLNIQSASRQKSREMKDSSDSDDDELFDGEKLKTKLMSMWNNMRHGFVVPFKAHFNEDSPIWLLGRCYHARNHEFSGVHSTEKCKVLSMDEFQRDFHSLIWLTYRREIPQLGDSTLTTDCGWGCMLRSGQMMIATGLVYHFLKREFRTTGRCISREQEHFYKTILRFFGDLEDEERCPFSLHRLVSIGAHTGKQAGDWYGPASVAHILRLAMAGGTHPLLHNINVYVAQDCTVYTDEVEKLCTSCRTHTWNCSGGKWQSVIILVPVRLGGEALNPIYIPCVKSLFTLDHCIGIIGGRPKHSLYFVGFQDDKMVCLDPHYCQAAVDMSKDDFPTQSFHSVQPRTMSFKKMDPSCTIGFYCDTKADFERFRQQTTEVLRPPMQRGDYPMFIFASHRKPMASEDLVRSANLSESLMESDRPERSNNSVPSPSTLSSSPPTEEYVVL, encoded by the exons atggcgggTTCAGCCGGAAGCTTACGCTCTGGTTTACTAAATATACAGAGTGCTTCTCGACAGAAATCAAGGGAAATGAAAGATTCTAGTGACAGTGATGACGATGAACTGTTTGACGGCGAGAAGCTGAAGACAAAATTAATGTCTATGTGGAACAACATGAGACATG GTTTTGTTGTGCCTTTCAAAGCACACTTTAATGAAGATTCACCAATATGGCTTTTAGGAAGATGTTATCATGCTAGAAATCATG AATTTAGTGGAGTACACTCAACAGAAAAGTGTAAAGTTTTAAGCATGGATGAATTTCAAAGAGACTTTCACTCATTAATCTGGCTGACCTATCGACGAGAAATTCCACAACTTGGTGACTCAACATTAACCACTGATTGTGGTTGGGGATGCATGTTACGAAGTGGACAAATGATGATTGCAACTGGTTTGGTCTATCATTTCCTAAAGAGag AGTTTAGGACAACAGGAAGATGCATCAGCAGAGAACAAGAACATTTTTACAAAACA ATTCTTCGATTTTTTGGAGATTTAGAGGATGAAGAAAGATGCCCGTTTTCACTGCATCGCCTTGTCTCAATTGGCGCACACACTGGAAAGCAGGCAGGGGACTGGTACGGACCTGCTTCAGTTGCTCATATTCTCAG ACTTGCAATGGCAGGAGGAACGCATCCTTTACTTCACAACATTAACGTTTATGTTGCTCAAGATTGTACAG TTTATACAGATGAAGTAGAAAAGCTTTGTACGAGTTGTAGAACACACACTTGGAATTGTTCCGGTGGCAAGTGGCAATCTGTTATTATTTTAGTTCCTGTTCGGCTTGGTGGTGAAGCACTAAATCCCATTTATATACCTTGTGTTAAG TCTCTTTTTACTTTAGATCATTGTATTGGAATCATAGGTGGACGACCTAAACACTCTCTTTATTTTGTTGGTTTCCAAG atgACAAAATGGTTTGTTTAGACCCTCACTACTGTCAAGCGGCTGTAGACATGTCCAAGGATGACTTTCCAACGCAG TCTTTTCACAGTGTTCAGCCACGCACAATGTCGTTTAAAAAAATGGATCCCTCGTGTACGATAGGTTTTTATTGTGATACCAAAGCTGACTTTGAGAGATTTCGACAACAGACCACAGAG gtTTTACGGCCTCCGATGCAGCGCGGTGATTATCCTATGTTCATCTTCGCGTCTCATCGGAAACCGATGGCTTCCGAAGATTTGGTTCGCAGCGCGAACCTATCCGAGAGCCTTATGGAAAGTGATAGACCAGAGAGATCAAACAACAGTGTCCCAAGTCCGTCGACGCTAAGCAGCAGTCCTCCAACTGAAGAGTATGTCGTTCTTTGA